The segment AATAACAGAAAACCTTATGAATAATTAGACAAACGATGATGTAACTATCGTTCAGCTcgacaccaaaaaaaaaaaaataagtaaagaaAATCATCCTCAGGTCAAAGTTGGCAGAGgatgttattgttttatatcTCATGTGATAGGTCAGATGAGATGgtgtcagccaatcacagtccAAGTTCCAGAGGGAGGCTGGTCGTGACGCCGcaccgccccctgctggacaagAACAGGAACTTAACCCCAGGAGCTGGAATAGagcaaatatgaatattttatttttggtttatcAAGgtgataatttatttttttatcgtACCTTTACCCATATGTGGGGGCAAATGTTCTGTCTTTTACATGTCTCGCCCCCTAAATGTATAAACTGTAAAGAAATTAAGACACTGTGTGAAAAGTCACGAGTATAAGCAGTATTACTCGAGCTAACTCAAGTCTGTTCCATTTGCTGCAAAGACTCGGCCTCAGTCTGACGTTGATTCTGCAtcgacagacaaaaaaaaattgatgTTTCGTGAAGAAACACACGAGCAGCAAATCCAGACCTGAGTCTGCTCACTGAGCCCGACACCTCTGCCTGCTGCGGAGCCGCTGCTCTGGTGGAGCGCTCTTCttgaaagtgtgtgagtgtgtgcgtgtgtgttagaGCAGATGTAGACGCCATCTTTAGTCTTTGGTTTGTTTCACTTCACATTTAAGGAGTTGGTAAAGAACTGCATGCACGTTTACGTCCTCCTGTTTGAGTCATTTTTCAGCACAGCGTCAAACGGTCTTGTTACAGTCCTCACAGAGTCTAACGCAGTGACGGTCCACGTGTCCTCTCAGATCGTGATATTTATTCATGGATATTAGCCTCAATGACTGATCAGAGTTATTTAGCAGCATTTTCTGCATCTGACATTGTCCTGTTTGTTAGAACAGTGGAAGTAAGTGAGATTAAATCTTTCCAGAAGCTTTTGGGCTcgtgttgtgtttcctgtctgaacGACCGGGTCTGATCCGTGCAACAGGCGAAGACCTCGGATATTAAAGAGGTTAAAAAAGGTTCATGTGAAATGGTTTTGAAATAGCACTCGGTTCTTCTCAGTCACTTTAATTAGtacttattattaattattgaaaaCTAACGTCTCAACTGAAGTCATAGACCTCTTTGTCTTCACATAAGAATCTTAAACTTATACTGCGCCTGCTTCCTGCTTCATGTTTCATACAAACCCACTTTATCTTACCTGAAGTCTGGCACTGACACGTCTGTGAatttcagaaacacaaatagaaacaaatacTTTCTGTGGTGACATCATCCTAATCACAGGAAGAGCCTGGATACACATCACCAGCAGGCAGTCACGTGTTCAGTTTAAATCCTGATCAGAGGGGGCCAGGTTTTATAAAGAGCTCGATGAGACCCAGACgtttttctcacatttcatCAGACGATGCAGACTCGTGAAGACAGATGATGGAAGTCTGTGGATTTGGACGGAGGAGGGAGACGGTGAGGTCTGACGTCCCCATCGAAGTTATTAAATGTACTGTGTGTAATCTTTTTGACCTCCTGCTCTGTATCGTCCACATCTGTTGTTCTGTGAAGTCTCAGCAGAGAGTTCAGATCAGATCAGTGTGTCgaatataaacaacaataataatcctGAGtcattcaatatttaatatctttatCTTTAAAGCTTATTTGTCCTAAAAGAAATCTGAACATCGTCCGGCAGAGGCTGAAATAAACTGGTTTCATCACAAATCAAACTAATTTAACTTGTCTTACtactttaaagtaaaagtaaaaatgtaatcacaacaaaataatctaataagaaactttatctttatcttCTGTCATcagaattaataaataaaaaagatttttcttttattaaaatagttttcaaaTATTTAGTTCACAGTTGCGGTTTATCCACTGATGTGTACTTGACTGTTTACTTTTATGCTAAACAATAAACAATTCTGAtatctgaaaatacaataaaattatttaaaaaaatctaatttcttttggctcaaactgtaaaatatgatgtggaaaacaaatgaagaaataattttacatattatatatttaaccGTTTTATTTGGATTTCTCCTCACTCCTGCATCCCCCCGGTGTGTTGCCCTGGCAACCGTACAGGTCGGATTCCCGGTACAGGATGTAGTCCTTTAGTCGCCCTGGCAACGTCAGGAAGCTCATGAAGACAGGAGATCGGAAGCGAAGGCGACCGAGGCAACGACGGATCTGCAGCCGACAGAGATGCTGCAGAGAGCGAGCGttttctgaggaggaggaggaggaggagacatggagaGTTTATTCGTTTGTCTTCCTTGGGGCAgagatcaataaagtttgatttgaatCACCTTGCAGTTTGCAGATGTGgggccactgctgctgctccatcactgcCGCCTTCAGCTTGGAGCACAGGGTCACATGATCCACGTAGTCCAGCAGGACGCCAACAATGTGGCCGGAGAGGTGCTTCAGCCAGTAGACGGTGATCAGCTCACAGAactgtacagacacacagacagagggatgcTGCAGTGACGGACACCTGGTACAGGAAGGGGGGGGGCATGATGACCGGCAGAGGAGATGTGCTTTCATGTTTGCATTTAATGTAGAAGCTGCGTATTTCCTTAATTcattggttgtatttgtttttattttattttacagtcatTTATTATGGTTAAACTGCAAAATATCAAGGctcaatcacatttctttgtcttaaaGGTGAATAACAACATCCGAGgaatcattttgtatttaaaggagtcgattctgctcatattcaggttgttttgttatttatttaaaaggttaaaaccctttcctcaaactgtccactgctgcagctcctctgttcagcctctgtctcaaacacttggttttagctcctgcCTCTTATCAAGCCAcggctgctctgattggccagctggttCACgctcctgtgattggtcaaccacaACCAGAGGAGCCAAACTAAACTATGAAATACATGTCGTTAAATACAAGGTGTGGAGGTCCCGCCCCCCCCGTGACCGCCACAGTGTGACCCCTCCCCGGATCAGCTCGTTACCATGGTGTCTTTGAGCACCGTGTTGGTCCACCCCTCGTAATCTTCCGGGATGTGGGAGCCGTTGCCATAGGGACAGTGGAAGCAGCGCTCCACGTCGTAACCATAGTTACACAGCATCCGGAGAACCACCTgacgcacacagacaaaacaggCCTGATTAAACGAGTGTAGATCCGGTGCGTCTGATCACGTTAACATATCTGAATCAGAAGACGTGTTTTGGTGATAGTATCCCTCCGCACCTCGTCTTTCAGAGCGTACTGCAGCGCCGAGGGGAAGTGGGTCGTGTTTATTCTGCTGTAATAGTTCACGTTGGCTCCGAACCTCAGCAACAGGCGGATCAAGGCGTAGTTTCCCAAACGCAGAGCGACCTGAAGGACACAGAACGACAAACATCCCTGGTCTTACTGTTCTTTAAGAATAACAGTGGTCGGTCCTGTGGAGCGTGTGTTTCCTGATGTGGTCACTGAGCACAGAATATGTTTCTGTACAGACTCCGTGGAGACAAACCTGGCAACCGCAATGTGACAACAAGACTTCAGGACGCTGCAGCTACACTGCACCCGAGTGTTATTCCAAAACAATTAATAGTTCCAGCACAAAACGTCATCAAATGATAAAGTTCAGGGATGCGaccatttaaatgtttgtggaGTCAGATTTGACAAAGAAGCCGCTGCTGTTTGAAAGAACTCTTAAATGAAGCGACTCTTCCAGACATGAATCTTAgttacatgtatatttatgaaCTTGGACAGGCTAGCTGTTTATACCAGcatccagtctttatgctaagctaagctaacaacaTCCTCAACCACCTCTGTGCAAAGCAAGTACATATTAATTTTGATCTTCTCGTCGGACTCAGAAAACAAGTGAATAAGTTGGTTCTCCCAAAATACTTTTGATAATTTGCATTTTATACTCGTATTTTAACAACAGAATCATATCAAATGTAATGTTTCATGAAAGTTATGGGTGTGACACCTGCAGACATTTGACTGGGTCCTGGTTGGTCATGGCTCCGGCCTCCAGCAACAGTTTGGCCGACTCCATGTCGTTGTTGCAGACGGCGAAGAAGAGAGCCGACTTCCCCTCGTCGTCATAGCTACGGCAAACACTGGGGTGCAGCATGAAGTTGGGGTCGTAACCTGCATCCAGCAAGGCCTGATGGGAGAGTTGGGAGAGTTGGGATGGCTTGAAGTGTGTCACATCACATTGATCAtgatattaaacacacacacacacacacacacacacaccttgatgcagtgtgtgtgtcctcctgcagAAGCTGTGTGTAGAGGACTGATTCCACTGTCTTTCACCTCTGCCACTGACGTTACAGGAATAAGAAGCTTTAAAGctctgaagagaaaacacacacacacacacacacacacacacacacacaccgtaaACAAGATATAAACATTGAAAATATTATGCATTCATTCAAGTACTATgaatcaaatacaaaacactggATTCTACATCTCCCATAATGCAACTGGTAAAAGTCTCTGTACTTCATCTGATTCATTTCATCTGCTGCACTACAGCTTTTAATTacaatgttttcatctgtttactTCAATCatttatcttattatttttatttcaattaaattatttggtttatttctaAATTACTGTATTTACTATTATTCTTAAATGGGGCCCTTGTGTGAATCATCCTGTagattttgattgattgacagctccaTTTATTTAATGCTGTAGTTTTTTATGTTGAAtctttgt is part of the Hippoglossus hippoglossus isolate fHipHip1 chromosome 5, fHipHip1.pri, whole genome shotgun sequence genome and harbors:
- the LOC117760970 gene encoding dynein heavy chain 12, axonemal-like produces the protein MEYQRLGLEEEEEDDDAATQYMIEQSLLESNKQKETTRDDRRSGCDSAESSSLFSAIRQGDEKLLKDLSVQQKDRFLQTDDRGWIPLHEAAAQSNQTILELTFRASGPESVERRTFRGQTPLFLAVEQGLIENVSFLLKHGSQPDSQGFEEDSALFVAIRSDRPDLVKLLLEHGSVVNQEGCHGRRPLHEASRLGNAPLVTLLLDAGARPDPHSHYSLTPLALAAQAGHLEVVQTLLKKGADVLSQAQDEASVLYEASAAGDPAVISLLLEYGADANVAKHTGHMPIHRVAHRGHLQALKLLIPVTSVAEVKDSGISPLHTASAGGHTHCIKALLDAGYDPNFMLHPSVCRSYDDEGKSALFFAVCNNDMESAKLLLEAGAMTNQDPVKCLQVALRLGNYALIRLLLRFGANVNYYSRINTTHFPSALQYALKDEVVLRMLCNYGYDVERCFHCPYGNGSHIPEDYEGWTNTVLKDTMFCELITVYWLKHLSGHIVGVLLDYVDHVTLCSKLKAAVMEQQQWPHICKLQENARSLQHLCRLQIRRCLGRLRFRSPVFMSFLTLPGRLKDYILYRESDLYGCQGNTPGGCRSEEKSK